A window of the Rhodoferax sp. GW822-FHT02A01 genome harbors these coding sequences:
- a CDS encoding ABC transporter permease, whose translation MSTLLADTGAAIQAALQQTLALVRFVGETAWVAAHGVRHPARIRWRPVAFNLRSSGVDALPIVGLLAFLLGVVVAYQGAAQLQTYDANIFVADLVGLSMLREFAPLITAIIVAGRSGSAYAAQIGTMVVTEEMDALRTIGIEPQELLVLPKIVALVIALPLLTVFADVLGVAGGMVMAQVRLGVGYGEFMERFVKAVQVSDYLIGVCKAPVFAATIVVIGCFQGFRTQGGADSVGQQTTRSVVQSIFLVIVVDALFSVAFSALDL comes from the coding sequence ATGAGCACACTGCTCGCCGACACCGGTGCAGCCATCCAGGCGGCTCTGCAGCAGACACTGGCGCTGGTGCGCTTTGTCGGCGAGACGGCATGGGTTGCTGCACACGGTGTGCGCCATCCGGCGCGCATCCGCTGGCGCCCGGTGGCATTCAATCTGCGGAGCTCCGGCGTGGACGCACTGCCCATCGTGGGCTTGCTGGCGTTTTTGCTGGGCGTGGTGGTGGCCTATCAGGGGGCTGCCCAGCTACAGACCTATGACGCCAACATCTTTGTGGCGGATCTGGTGGGCCTGTCCATGTTGCGCGAGTTCGCGCCGCTGATCACCGCCATCATCGTGGCAGGGCGTTCCGGCTCGGCCTATGCCGCGCAGATCGGCACCATGGTGGTCACCGAAGAGATGGATGCGCTGCGCACCATCGGCATCGAACCGCAGGAGTTGCTGGTACTGCCCAAGATTGTGGCGCTGGTGATTGCGCTACCGCTGCTGACGGTGTTTGCCGATGTGCTGGGCGTTGCCGGTGGCATGGTGATGGCACAAGTACGCCTGGGCGTGGGCTATGGCGAGTTCATGGAGCGCTTCGTCAAGGCCGTTCAGGTCAGCGACTACCTCATCGGCGTGTGCAAGGCGCCGGTGTTTGCCGCCACGATTGTGGTGATCGGCTGCTTCCAGGGTTTTCGCACCCAGGGTGGCGCAGACAGCGTGGGCCAGCAAACCACACGCAGCGTGGTGCAGTCCATCTTTCTGGTGATCGTGGTAGACGCTCTGTTTTCAGTGGCCTTCAGCGCACTGGACCTGTGA
- a CDS encoding AsmA family protein: MVEPVLTRSTPRLWLGIGTVLVLALGVAFAVCESRGWPFLITPLESLLQQKLGRTVLLQPAAGSAQGPERKVELHLWGGVALQSPLLRIGAPAWSHTPYLLLAQDVQVRLRYIDLWHAYLGQQPVVQYLQARHLDAYLERTGDGRASWQLAASGQPPAIPRLEHVQADTGQLHYDDATLDLSLLAELRLTDAEPTLSVAQVQPSQVLHVTASGLYRKKSFALSLTSTGALPWDADAAEGTPVAVKLVAKSGTASLDFGGTAQDFLHLGGLNGRFVVEGPSLAAVGAPFGVTLPTTRAFKAAGALTRSGKVWEVALRYANVGDSKLAGTFSFDTSAAVPRLTGTLEGTLLKLRDLAPALGATASAVGAAPVSKVLPTRPFDFASLRAMNADVLIRLQQVDAQVTWLEPLRPFNANLQLTDGMLTLKEIDARTGQGHLVGTLALDGQQDSAHWVAALNWDGVKLERWIHQTRSAALPPYLSGDLQGHATLQGDGRSTAEILGSMRGDVGATITKGTISHLLIEEGGLDLAESLGVYVKGDNALVLDCALADLVVNTGVVRPRLLVLDTSDSTVWMDGTLSLAKETLDLRTVVAPKDFSPLTLRSPLRITGTFAHPEVGVEKRPLGIKVGTALLLGLLNPLAAIIPLIDPGSNGEANSNAAACRARVQHKLLRVAPTALSHP, translated from the coding sequence GTGGTTGAACCTGTCCTGACCCGCTCCACGCCCAGGCTCTGGCTTGGCATCGGCACGGTCCTGGTACTGGCATTGGGTGTGGCGTTTGCGGTTTGCGAGTCGCGCGGCTGGCCCTTTCTGATCACGCCCCTGGAGTCGCTGCTGCAGCAAAAGCTGGGACGCACCGTGCTGCTGCAACCGGCCGCCGGTTCCGCCCAGGGACCAGAGCGGAAGGTGGAACTGCATCTGTGGGGCGGCGTGGCGTTGCAAAGCCCGCTGCTGCGCATCGGTGCGCCGGCCTGGAGCCACACACCCTACCTGCTGCTGGCGCAGGATGTGCAGGTACGACTGCGCTATATCGACCTATGGCATGCGTACCTGGGGCAGCAACCCGTGGTGCAGTATCTGCAGGCACGCCACCTGGATGCCTATCTGGAGCGCACCGGCGATGGCCGCGCCTCCTGGCAACTGGCGGCCAGTGGTCAGCCCCCTGCCATCCCGCGCCTGGAGCATGTGCAAGCCGATACCGGGCAGCTGCACTACGACGACGCCACGCTGGACCTGAGCCTGCTTGCCGAGTTGCGTCTGACAGACGCCGAGCCCACGCTGTCGGTTGCGCAAGTGCAGCCGTCCCAGGTGCTGCATGTGACAGCGTCGGGCCTCTACCGCAAGAAGTCTTTTGCGCTGAGCCTCACTTCCACCGGCGCGCTGCCGTGGGATGCCGACGCTGCAGAAGGCACGCCGGTGGCGGTGAAGCTGGTGGCAAAGTCCGGCACTGCCAGCCTGGACTTTGGCGGTACGGCGCAGGACTTTCTGCATCTGGGCGGGCTCAATGGTCGCTTCGTCGTGGAAGGGCCATCGCTGGCCGCGGTTGGCGCGCCCTTTGGCGTCACGCTGCCCACCACCCGCGCCTTCAAGGCAGCCGGCGCGCTGACGCGCTCCGGCAAGGTGTGGGAAGTGGCATTGCGTTATGCCAATGTGGGTGACAGCAAATTGGCGGGCACTTTTTCCTTTGATACCAGCGCCGCGGTACCGCGTCTGACAGGCACGCTGGAGGGCACCTTGCTCAAGCTGCGGGACCTGGCACCAGCCCTGGGTGCCACCGCTTCTGCGGTGGGTGCCGCTCCCGTATCCAAGGTGCTGCCGACGCGGCCCTTTGATTTCGCATCACTGCGCGCCATGAATGCCGATGTGCTGATCCGCCTCCAGCAGGTCGATGCACAGGTGACATGGCTGGAACCCTTGCGCCCTTTCAATGCCAACCTGCAGCTCACCGACGGCATGCTGACGCTCAAGGAAATCGATGCCCGCACCGGCCAGGGCCATTTGGTCGGCACGCTGGCACTGGATGGTCAACAAGACAGCGCGCACTGGGTGGCCGCGCTGAACTGGGACGGCGTCAAGCTGGAACGCTGGATCCATCAGACCCGCAGCGCCGCACTGCCGCCATATCTGTCAGGCGATTTGCAGGGCCATGCCACCTTGCAGGGGGATGGCCGCTCCACCGCCGAGATACTGGGCTCCATGCGCGGTGACGTGGGCGCCACCATCACCAAGGGCACGATCTCGCACCTGCTGATTGAAGAAGGTGGCCTGGATCTGGCCGAGTCGCTGGGGGTCTACGTCAAGGGCGACAACGCGCTGGTACTGGACTGTGCGCTGGCCGACCTGGTGGTCAACACCGGCGTGGTCCGGCCGCGCCTGCTGGTGCTGGACACCAGCGACTCCACGGTATGGATGGACGGCACGCTGTCGCTGGCCAAGGAGACCCTCGACTTGCGTACCGTGGTGGCTCCCAAGGACTTCAGCCCGCTGACGCTACGCTCGCCGCTGCGTATCACCGGCACATTTGCGCACCCGGAAGTGGGTGTGGAAAAGCGCCCGCTGGGCATCAAGGTGGGCACTGCCCTGTTGCTGGGATTGCTCAACCCGCTGGCGGCAATCATCCCGCTGATAGACCCGGGCAGCAATGGTGAAGCCAACAGCAACGCAGCCGCATGTCGCGCACGCGTGCAGCACAAGTTGCTGCGCGTCGCACCGACCGCACTGAGCCACCCATGA
- a CDS encoding ABC-type transport auxiliary lipoprotein family protein yields MSTHPKPIPTRVGILCVALLLPACSVLNPLPAAPMQTYALDRVVGTDTPVPLQQATSTVRTASAAQRVILISMPTAAPGYDSSRMVYTREAGSLESFTHSVWVDTPARMLAPLMAHALQESAAYRAVLLAPGAARADLRLDSSIVRLQQSYLQQPSQAHFSLRVTLLDNNSREVLAWHEFDIAEPASAENASGAAAATRAAVQKVMQELVLWLADY; encoded by the coding sequence ATGAGCACACACCCAAAACCCATCCCAACCCGTGTTGGCATCCTCTGTGTGGCGCTTCTGCTGCCTGCATGTTCGGTACTGAATCCGCTCCCCGCCGCGCCCATGCAGACCTATGCGCTGGACCGTGTGGTTGGCACGGATACACCTGTGCCATTGCAGCAAGCCACCAGCACGGTGCGCACAGCCAGCGCTGCTCAGCGCGTCATTCTGATCAGCATGCCTACGGCGGCTCCAGGCTATGACAGTTCGCGCATGGTCTACACACGCGAGGCCGGGTCACTAGAGTCCTTTACCCACAGCGTGTGGGTGGACACACCGGCACGCATGCTGGCGCCCTTGATGGCGCACGCGCTGCAGGAATCCGCAGCCTATCGCGCTGTGTTGCTGGCACCGGGTGCGGCCCGGGCCGACCTGAGGCTGGACAGTTCCATCGTGCGATTGCAACAAAGCTACTTGCAGCAACCCAGCCAAGCGCACTTCAGCTTGCGCGTCACGCTGCTGGACAACAACAGTCGGGAAGTGCTGGCCTGGCACGAATTTGACATCGCCGAGCCCGCGTCTGCCGAAAACGCATCCGGCGCCGCTGCAGCAACCCGCGCCGCCGTGCAAAAGGTCATGCAGGAGCTGGTGCTGTGGCTTGCCGATTACTAA
- a CDS encoding iron-containing alcohol dehydrogenase, with translation MSLANQTFGFFTPTVSLMGVGCAAQAGPQARALGAHRALLCTDAGMVKLGIAEKVKAQLESAGIQVTVFAGAEPNPTDRNVHEGVSVYKAAECDAIVTLGGGSAHDCGKGIGMVIGNGGNIRDYEGLDKTTKPMPPFLAINTTAGTAAEMTRFCIITNTDTHVKMALVDWRCTPNIAINDPLLMVDMPASLTAATGMDALTHAVEAYVSTIATPVTDACALKAISLIAEWLRPAVANGANIEARDKMAYAEYLAGMAFNNASLGYVHAMAHQLGGFYNLPHGVCNAVLLPEVCTFNLIAAVSRFGDIARALGENTDGLSPIAAGEKAIAAIRRLARDVGIPKNLTALGVQEKDLETMAVNAKKDACQLTNPRTATLEQVIGIYQVALVA, from the coding sequence ATGTCTCTCGCCAACCAAACATTTGGCTTTTTCACGCCCACCGTCTCCCTCATGGGCGTAGGCTGTGCCGCACAGGCCGGGCCGCAGGCCAGGGCACTGGGCGCGCATCGTGCACTGCTGTGCACCGACGCGGGCATGGTCAAGCTGGGCATTGCCGAGAAGGTGAAGGCGCAGCTTGAATCTGCAGGTATCCAGGTGACGGTATTTGCCGGAGCCGAGCCCAACCCCACCGACCGCAATGTGCACGAAGGTGTCTCCGTCTACAAGGCTGCGGAGTGCGACGCCATCGTCACCCTGGGTGGCGGTAGCGCGCACGACTGTGGCAAGGGTATTGGCATGGTCATAGGCAACGGCGGCAACATCCGCGACTACGAGGGCCTGGACAAGACCACCAAACCCATGCCGCCGTTCCTGGCCATCAACACGACGGCCGGAACGGCCGCAGAGATGACACGGTTTTGCATCATCACCAATACCGACACCCATGTGAAGATGGCGCTGGTGGACTGGCGCTGCACGCCCAACATCGCCATCAACGATCCCCTGCTGATGGTGGATATGCCCGCCAGCCTGACGGCGGCCACCGGCATGGATGCGCTGACACACGCGGTAGAAGCCTACGTGTCCACCATTGCCACGCCGGTGACCGATGCCTGCGCCCTCAAGGCCATTTCGCTGATTGCCGAATGGCTGCGCCCGGCCGTGGCCAACGGTGCCAACATCGAGGCCCGCGACAAGATGGCCTATGCCGAGTATCTGGCCGGCATGGCGTTCAACAACGCCAGCCTAGGCTATGTGCACGCCATGGCGCACCAGCTGGGCGGCTTCTACAACCTGCCGCACGGTGTCTGCAATGCGGTGCTGCTGCCGGAGGTGTGCACCTTCAACCTGATTGCCGCGGTGTCGCGCTTTGGCGATATCGCACGCGCCCTGGGTGAAAACACCGACGGCCTATCGCCCATTGCAGCAGGCGAAAAGGCCATTGCCGCTATCCGGCGCTTGGCCAGGGACGTGGGTATTCCCAAGAACCTCACGGCCCTGGGTGTGCAGGAAAAGGATCTGGAAACCATGGCGGTCAACGCCAAGAAGGACGCCTGCCAGTTGACCAATCCGCGCACCGCCACGCTCGAACAGGTGATAGGCATCTACCAAGTGGCTCTGGTCGCCTAG
- a CDS encoding DNA starvation/stationary phase protection protein, with the protein MKSTETEKVTKLKKHRDAPLSTPTDLSSGATLEISGSLNAVLADVYALYLKTKNFHWHMSGTHFRDYHLMMDEQALQLFAMTDPLAERIRKVGGQTLRSIGHIARTQRVLDNDADYVTPQDMLSELADDNRTLVAHLREAHDLCNAQKDIASASLIEVWIDETEQRCWFLFEATRTR; encoded by the coding sequence ATGAAATCTACTGAAACCGAAAAAGTCACCAAGCTGAAAAAGCACCGCGACGCTCCCCTGAGCACACCGACCGACCTCAGCAGCGGCGCCACGCTGGAGATCAGCGGTTCGCTCAACGCTGTGCTAGCCGATGTCTATGCGCTGTACCTGAAGACCAAGAATTTCCACTGGCATATGAGCGGAACTCACTTCCGTGACTATCACCTGATGATGGATGAACAGGCGCTGCAACTCTTTGCCATGACCGACCCGCTGGCCGAGCGTATCCGCAAAGTAGGTGGCCAGACCTTGCGCTCCATCGGCCACATTGCGCGCACCCAGCGTGTGCTGGACAACGATGCGGACTATGTGACACCGCAGGACATGCTGTCGGAACTGGCCGACGACAACCGCACGTTGGTAGCCCATCTGCGTGAAGCCCATGACCTGTGCAACGCCCAGAAGGACATCGCCAGTGCCAGCCTGATTGAAGTCTGGATCGACGAGACCGAGCAGCGCTGCTGGTTTCTCTTTGAGGCTACGCGCACCCGCTAG
- a CDS encoding class II fumarate hydratase, whose amino-acid sequence MTTRTETDSFGSLEIPVDALWGVQTARSLHFFAIGSQRMPLEIVHALALIKWAAAQVNLQLQRMDAAKAQAIADAALQIAEGRHDDAFPLSVWQTGSGTQTNMNVNEVIARIASARITVHPNDDVNRGQSSNDVFPTAMHMAALEQTHIRLLPALSALHQELLIKAVEFKDMVKIGRTHMQDATPVTLGQEFGGYAAQLALCEEAVRHALGAVGKLAIGGTAVGTGINTHAEFGPRVAALLAEKMQLPLTQADNLFAAMAGHEALVALHGSLRMLAIALNKMANDIRLMGSGPRAGLGELLLPQNEAGSSIMPGKVNPTQIEALTMVCAQVMGHDVAIGMAAAQGQFELNVYKPLIALNMLDSIRLLSDAMQSFRQHCLMGIRANAVQLERNLQSSLMLVTALAPHIGYDKAARIARHAQQQGTSLREAALALGHVTAQEFDAWVRPEDML is encoded by the coding sequence ATCACCACACGCACCGAAACCGACAGCTTTGGCTCTCTGGAGATTCCCGTGGATGCGCTGTGGGGTGTGCAGACCGCGCGCAGCCTGCATTTCTTTGCCATTGGAAGTCAGCGCATGCCGCTGGAAATCGTGCATGCGCTGGCACTCATCAAATGGGCCGCGGCGCAGGTCAACCTGCAACTGCAACGGATGGATGCGGCCAAGGCCCAGGCCATTGCGGATGCGGCGTTGCAGATCGCCGAGGGCCGGCATGACGATGCCTTTCCCCTGTCGGTATGGCAGACCGGCTCGGGCACCCAGACCAACATGAATGTGAACGAGGTGATAGCCCGCATTGCCTCCGCTCGCATCACCGTTCACCCCAATGACGACGTCAACCGGGGACAGTCTTCCAACGACGTGTTTCCCACGGCCATGCACATGGCGGCGCTGGAGCAGACCCACATCCGGCTGCTTCCGGCATTGAGCGCGCTGCATCAGGAACTACTGATCAAAGCGGTGGAGTTCAAGGACATGGTGAAGATCGGTCGTACCCACATGCAGGACGCCACACCGGTAACGCTGGGGCAGGAGTTCGGTGGCTATGCCGCGCAACTGGCCTTGTGTGAGGAGGCCGTGCGGCATGCGCTGGGCGCAGTCGGCAAGCTGGCCATTGGCGGCACCGCTGTGGGGACCGGCATCAACACCCATGCAGAGTTCGGGCCACGTGTGGCCGCCTTGCTGGCAGAGAAGATGCAGCTGCCCCTGACGCAGGCGGACAACCTCTTTGCCGCCATGGCCGGGCACGAAGCGCTGGTGGCACTGCACGGCAGCCTGCGCATGCTGGCCATTGCACTCAACAAGATGGCCAACGACATCCGCCTGATGGGTAGCGGGCCGCGCGCCGGTCTGGGTGAATTGCTGCTGCCGCAAAACGAGGCAGGCAGCTCCATCATGCCGGGCAAGGTCAACCCGACCCAGATCGAGGCGCTGACCATGGTCTGCGCTCAGGTCATGGGGCACGATGTGGCCATCGGTATGGCCGCAGCGCAAGGCCAGTTTGAGCTGAATGTCTACAAGCCGCTGATCGCCCTGAACATGCTGGACTCGATCCGCCTGCTGTCAGACGCCATGCAGAGCTTCCGGCAACACTGCCTGATGGGCATACGCGCGAATGCCGTGCAACTGGAGCGCAATCTGCAGTCCTCGCTGATGCTGGTGACGGCCCTGGCGCCGCACATCGGCTACGACAAGGCGGCACGCATCGCCCGCCACGCGCAGCAGCAGGGCACCAGCCTGCGCGAAGCCGCACTGGCCCTGGGCCATGTCACTGCGCAAGAGTTCGACGCCTGGGTTCGACCTGAAGACATGCTGTAG
- a CDS encoding ATP-binding cassette domain-containing protein, whose protein sequence is MTSPTPAAEPVIQLKQVSTRFGEHMVHTNLDLEVKKGEIFALVGGSGSGKSTLLREMILLQRPDTGSIRVLGTDLHNISAAQALGLRKRWGVMFQHGGLFASLTVLENVGLPMREHTRMDSQQIDKLAAEKIALSGLRADAGAQYPGQLSGGMLKRASLARALALDPELLFLDEPTAGLDPESADGVDELIHSLRESHGLTVVMITHDLDLLWHVTDRVAVLADGRVQGLGSMQELSALKVPAVEKFFSGPRARAATAQHQQQEADAWKPK, encoded by the coding sequence ATGACCAGCCCCACTCCCGCCGCAGAACCGGTGATTCAACTCAAGCAGGTCAGCACCCGGTTTGGCGAACATATGGTGCACACCAACCTGGATCTGGAGGTGAAGAAGGGCGAGATCTTTGCGCTGGTTGGCGGCAGCGGCTCCGGCAAGTCCACGCTGCTGCGCGAAATGATTTTGCTGCAGCGCCCAGATACTGGTTCCATCCGGGTGCTGGGTACCGATCTGCACAACATCAGCGCTGCCCAGGCACTGGGCTTGCGCAAACGCTGGGGCGTGATGTTTCAGCATGGCGGTCTGTTTGCGTCACTCACCGTGCTGGAGAACGTGGGCCTGCCCATGCGCGAGCACACCCGCATGGACAGCCAGCAGATCGACAAACTGGCTGCAGAAAAAATTGCGCTGAGCGGGCTGCGGGCTGACGCCGGGGCGCAGTACCCGGGCCAACTCAGCGGCGGCATGCTCAAGCGTGCATCGCTGGCACGTGCGCTGGCGCTGGACCCCGAGCTGCTTTTCCTCGACGAACCCACTGCCGGACTGGACCCCGAAAGCGCAGACGGCGTGGATGAACTGATCCACAGCCTGCGCGAGAGCCATGGCCTGACGGTGGTGATGATCACCCACGATCTGGACCTGCTGTGGCATGTGACCGACCGCGTGGCCGTGCTGGCCGATGGGCGGGTGCAGGGCCTGGGTTCCATGCAAGAGCTGTCGGCGCTGAAAGTGCCAGCAGTCGAAAAATTCTTCAGCGGACCGCGTGCGCGCGCGGCAACCGCACAACACCAACAGCAGGAGGCCGACGCATGGAAACCAAAGTGA
- a CDS encoding DUF2789 family protein, translating to MELLAPTMPCLFAQLGEANDAVAIARFIERNGTLWGGTHMYEASCWSRSQAAFLRDAIAQDANWAPIVDELNALFHRAHPSV from the coding sequence ATGGAATTGCTTGCACCGACCATGCCCTGCCTGTTTGCCCAATTGGGTGAGGCCAATGATGCCGTCGCCATTGCGCGCTTTATCGAGCGCAACGGGACCTTGTGGGGTGGCACCCACATGTACGAAGCCAGTTGCTGGTCAAGGTCGCAAGCGGCTTTCCTGCGCGATGCGATTGCGCAGGATGCGAACTGGGCACCCATCGTGGACGAACTGAACGCCCTATTCCACAGGGCGCATCCGTCCGTCTGA
- a CDS encoding NADPH-dependent FMN reductase, producing the protein MTTYEIATIVGSLRTASINGQLARALTKLAPPEFHFTMVSIGDLPLYNQDDDGNQAAPVKRLKQQIQAAQGLLFVTPEYNRAIPGVLKNAIDHASRPYGESAWAGKPAGVLGASVGTIGTAVAQQQLRTILAYLDVPTLGQPEVFVQAKEGLFDADGNIAASSRAFLQGWMDRYVAWVKKQCGG; encoded by the coding sequence ATGACTACATACGAGATTGCCACCATCGTGGGGAGCTTGCGCACCGCCTCCATCAACGGCCAACTGGCCCGCGCCCTGACCAAGCTGGCGCCACCCGAGTTCCACTTCACCATGGTGTCCATCGGTGACCTGCCGCTGTACAACCAGGATGACGATGGCAACCAGGCCGCCCCCGTCAAGCGCCTCAAGCAGCAGATCCAGGCTGCACAAGGTTTGCTGTTTGTTACACCTGAATACAACCGGGCCATTCCCGGCGTCCTGAAAAACGCGATCGACCACGCCTCACGTCCCTATGGTGAAAGCGCCTGGGCCGGCAAGCCAGCCGGCGTCCTGGGTGCATCGGTGGGCACCATCGGCACAGCCGTGGCACAGCAGCAGTTGCGCACCATCCTGGCCTATCTGGACGTGCCCACGTTGGGGCAGCCGGAGGTCTTTGTTCAGGCCAAGGAAGGTCTGTTCGACGCAGACGGAAACATAGCCGCGTCCAGCAGGGCGTTTCTGCAAGGCTGGATGGACCGCTATGTGGCCTGGGTGAAGAAGCAATGCGGTGGTTGA
- a CDS encoding BON domain-containing protein, which produces MKTDSQLQQDVIAELKWQPSVNAEEIGVEVKDGVVTLAGHLSNYLAKYNAEEATLRVNGVNGVKALAVEMEVRLPSFSERTDADIARAAKNALDWLTTPLSDKVKVMVEQGCITLTGDVDWQYQKISAEVAVRHLLGVTGVANLIAIKPTVKLSAVQSDIETALVRRAKSDAKKIHAAVHGSQITLSGKVDNWAERDTARDTAWGTPGVTHVIDSMTMEF; this is translated from the coding sequence ATGAAAACCGACAGTCAACTGCAACAGGACGTGATCGCCGAACTCAAATGGCAGCCATCGGTCAACGCCGAGGAAATCGGTGTCGAGGTCAAGGACGGCGTCGTCACGCTGGCCGGACACCTCAGCAACTACCTGGCCAAATACAACGCGGAAGAAGCCACGCTGCGCGTGAACGGCGTGAACGGCGTGAAGGCGCTGGCGGTGGAGATGGAGGTACGCCTGCCCAGCTTCAGTGAACGCACCGATGCAGATATTGCACGCGCCGCCAAGAACGCGCTGGACTGGCTGACCACGCCCTTGAGCGACAAGGTCAAGGTGATGGTTGAGCAGGGCTGCATCACGCTCACGGGTGACGTCGACTGGCAGTACCAGAAGATTTCCGCCGAAGTCGCAGTGCGCCATCTGTTGGGCGTAACCGGCGTTGCCAATCTGATTGCCATCAAGCCGACGGTCAAGCTCAGTGCCGTGCAGTCGGATATTGAAACCGCATTGGTACGCCGCGCCAAGTCTGACGCCAAGAAGATCCATGCCGCCGTCCACGGCAGCCAGATTACTTTGAGCGGAAAAGTGGACAACTGGGCCGAGCGCGATACCGCGCGAGACACCGCATGGGGCACGCCCGGCGTAACCCATGTCATCGACAGCATGACCATGGAATTCTGA
- a CDS encoding PRC-barrel domain-containing protein: protein MKNQRTTLALATLALAGTLATTAPAWAQVAGGTTTVETAVVESTKIAMGWSVKKTLMGKTIYNETGQKIGKVEDLIIAPDKNVSYLIVGAGGFVGIGRHDVAIPVSQIQDHAGKLIMAGATKDTIKSMPEFTYATDNTKRDAFIAAADKDVADGKAKVADLEKKSTAAAADAKAKIDAQLTVLRADVKSAETKLAEMKQATAARWKEFELGVGAATARLRKSMNTAL, encoded by the coding sequence ATGAAGAATCAACGAACTACCCTGGCATTGGCAACCCTGGCGCTTGCCGGCACACTGGCCACCACGGCACCGGCCTGGGCACAGGTCGCAGGAGGTACGACCACCGTCGAAACCGCCGTCGTCGAATCGACCAAGATCGCCATGGGCTGGAGCGTCAAGAAGACGCTGATGGGCAAGACGATCTACAACGAAACCGGCCAGAAAATCGGCAAGGTGGAAGACCTGATCATTGCCCCGGACAAGAATGTGTCGTACCTGATCGTGGGCGCAGGCGGCTTCGTCGGCATTGGCCGCCACGATGTGGCCATACCGGTCTCTCAGATTCAGGACCACGCGGGCAAGCTGATCATGGCCGGTGCAACCAAGGACACCATCAAGTCCATGCCTGAGTTCACCTACGCCACCGACAACACCAAGCGCGACGCGTTCATCGCCGCTGCGGACAAGGACGTTGCCGACGGCAAGGCAAAGGTTGCGGATCTGGAAAAGAAAAGTACCGCAGCAGCAGCCGACGCCAAGGCCAAGATCGATGCGCAGCTCACCGTGTTGCGCGCTGACGTGAAGTCCGCCGAGACCAAGCTGGCCGAGATGAAGCAGGCCACTGCAGCACGCTGGAAAGAGTTTGAACTCGGTGTGGGTGCGGCGACTGCACGCCTGCGCAAATCCATGAACACAGCCCTCTGA
- a CDS encoding MlaD family protein yields the protein MWQKKFDVYLAVEEESVAGLNLNAPVKYNGVEVGKVRRIALDPQDPQRVNLFLAIERGSPIRQDTVAVLKAQGLTGIAYVELSGGARDSPALATLPGASYPVIATKSSLSTRLENVLTRVLAKLDSTSGNIDAFLSEKNQIAFSSAMADMAQITHTVAARKQVIDGAIVHAGQTLANTAQVSGQLPATLNRVNRSADAVGRMGDAVTQTSTDASATFKTLGTEVQRVGTQTVPELDRLLGELSVLSASLRRLTEQTERAPAGLIFGYPAVRPGPGEGTPGKTTP from the coding sequence ATGTGGCAAAAGAAATTTGATGTCTACCTGGCCGTGGAAGAGGAGTCGGTCGCCGGGCTCAACCTGAACGCGCCGGTGAAATACAACGGCGTGGAAGTGGGCAAGGTGCGTCGCATTGCACTGGACCCGCAGGACCCGCAACGCGTCAATCTGTTTCTGGCCATCGAACGGGGCTCGCCCATACGCCAGGACACGGTCGCCGTGCTCAAGGCACAGGGGCTGACCGGCATTGCCTATGTGGAGCTCTCGGGTGGCGCACGCGACTCGCCTGCGCTAGCCACATTGCCGGGCGCAAGCTATCCGGTCATTGCCACCAAGTCTTCGCTGTCCACCCGGCTGGAAAATGTGCTGACGCGCGTGCTGGCCAAGCTGGACAGCACCTCGGGCAACATCGATGCGTTTCTCAGCGAGAAGAACCAGATTGCCTTCAGCAGTGCCATGGCTGATATGGCCCAGATCACCCACACCGTGGCCGCGCGCAAGCAGGTGATAGACGGCGCCATCGTGCATGCCGGCCAGACACTGGCCAACACGGCGCAGGTATCGGGCCAGTTGCCCGCCACGCTCAACCGCGTCAACCGCAGCGCCGACGCCGTAGGGCGCATGGGCGATGCGGTCACGCAGACCAGCACGGATGCCAGCGCAACCTTCAAGACCCTGGGCACGGAGGTCCAGCGCGTGGGCACTCAGACCGTGCCGGAACTGGACCGCTTGCTGGGTGAACTCAGCGTGCTCAGCGCCTCCTTGCGGCGTCTGACGGAGCAAACCGAGCGCGCGCCCGCAGGTCTGATCTTCGGTTACCCGGCCGTGCGCCCCGGGCCGGGCGAAGGCACTCCAGGAAAAACCACACCATGA